A region of Eschrichtius robustus isolate mEscRob2 chromosome 19, mEscRob2.pri, whole genome shotgun sequence DNA encodes the following proteins:
- the LOC137752494 gene encoding vomeronasal type-1 receptor 2-like — protein MPFMDLKFVMIFLFQIGIGILGNFSLLYHYVFLYLSGPRSRSTDLIFKHLTIANSLVILSRGIPETTAAFGLKDFLRDFGCKLVFSFHRVARGVSMGTTCLLNIFQAIAISPSNSKWAELKVRALKFIGPTNILCWILNMLLNTMVPMHLTGKWNNKNITKTIDFGYCSSKLHNKDTDLLFIVLVSSHDVLCLGHMTWANGSVVSILYRHKQRVQRILGKNVSPRSSPLTKATQSILVLVSTFVCFYTLSSIIYFYFIHVHKTTWWLVYTSALIKACFPTASPFVLWRCVPCISRHLCVCTRKSAVTSSHQNNVNSLIFIMFIPFCPHSS, from the coding sequence ATGCCCTTCATGGATTTGAAATTTGTAATGATCTTCCTATTCCAGATAGGCATTGGAATCCTGGGAAATTTCTCACTCTTATATCATTATGTGTTCCTGTACCTCAGTGGGCCTAGGTCAAGGTCCACGGATTTGATTTTCAAGCACCTGACTATAGCCAACTCCTTGGTCATTCTCTCAAGAGGAATCCCAGAGACAACGGCAGCTTTTGGGTTGAAAGATTTTCTCAGAGATTTTGGATGCaaacttgttttctcttttcacaGAGTGGCAAGAGGTGTGTCCATGGGCACCACCTGCCTCCTGAATATCTTCCAGGCTATAGCAATCAGTCCCAGCAACTCCAAGTGGGCAGAGCTTAAAGTAAGAGCCCTAAAGTTTATTGGTCCTACCAACATTCTCTGCTGGATCCTAAACATGTTGCTAAATACTATGGTTCCTATGCATTTGACTGGCAAATGGAACAAtaaaaacatcacaaaaactatAGATTTTGGATACTGTTCTTCTAAACTTCATaacaaagacacagacttactattTATAGTATTGGTATCCTCCCATGATGTTTTGTGTTTGGGACACATGACCTGGGCAAATGGCTCCGTGGTATCCATTCTGTACAGGCATAAGCAACGGGTCCAGAGGATCCTTGGGAAGAATGTATCCCCTAGATCTTCCCCTTTGACCAAAGCTACCCAAAGCATCCTTGTACTGGTGAGCACCTTTGTATGTTTTTATACCCTCTCctccatcatttatttttattttattcatgttcATAAGACCACTTGGTGGCTGGTGTATACCTCTGCCTTAATCAAGGCATGTTTCCCAACTGCCAGCCCCTTTGTTCTCTGGAGATGTGTCCCCTGTATATCCAGACATCTCTGTGTGTGTACCAGGAAAAGTGCAGTTACCTCATCTCATCAGAACAATGTAAATAGTCTGATTTTCATCATGTTTATTCCATTTTGTCCTCATTCTTCATAG